A section of the Anabaena cylindrica PCC 7122 genome encodes:
- the ssuC gene encoding aliphatic sulfonate ABC transporter permease SsuC has protein sequence MKKNKFHFKFFQNRYFQSFIPWIVPITIIIVWQLLSAIGVIPTRILPAPLAVFTAAIKLAQTGELFRNIGISSLRAISGFLLGGSIGFSLGLLNGISPIAEKLLDTSMQMLRNIPNLALIPLVILWFGIGDEARLFLVSLGVMFPIYLNTFHGIRSVDHGLIEMGKIYGLSTWGLFWRIILPGAMSSILVGVRFSLGIMWLTLIVAETIAADSGIGYMAMNAREFMQTDVVVLSIVLYALFGKLADVVAKSLENYWLQWNPSYLKG, from the coding sequence ATGAAAAAAAATAAGTTCCATTTTAAGTTTTTCCAAAATCGCTATTTTCAATCATTTATACCTTGGATTGTACCAATAACAATCATTATTGTTTGGCAACTTTTGTCCGCCATTGGTGTTATTCCCACAAGAATATTACCAGCGCCTTTAGCAGTTTTCACTGCTGCTATTAAATTGGCTCAAACAGGTGAACTTTTTAGGAATATTGGTATTAGTTCTCTACGGGCAATATCTGGTTTTTTACTTGGAGGGAGTATAGGCTTTAGTTTAGGTTTACTTAATGGTATTTCTCCCATTGCTGAAAAGTTATTAGATACATCCATGCAAATGCTTCGTAACATTCCTAACTTAGCATTAATTCCGCTGGTGATTTTGTGGTTTGGTATTGGGGATGAGGCGCGATTATTTCTTGTATCTTTAGGTGTAATGTTTCCCATTTATTTAAATACTTTTCACGGTATTCGTAGTGTCGATCATGGTTTGATAGAAATGGGTAAAATTTACGGCTTAAGTACTTGGGGGTTGTTCTGGCGAATTATTCTTCCAGGGGCTATGTCTTCGATTTTGGTGGGTGTACGTTTTTCTTTAGGGATTATGTGGTTGACACTCATCGTTGCAGAAACCATTGCTGCTGATTCAGGTATTGGCTATATGGCAATGAATGCTAGAGAATTCATGCAAACTGATGTAGTAGTCCTAAGTATTGTGTTATATGCCCTGTTCGGTAAGCTGGCTGATGTTGTGGCTAAAAGTCTAGAGAATTACTGGTTGCAGTGGAACCCCAGTTATTTGAAGGGTTAA
- the ssuD gene encoding FMNH2-dependent alkanesulfonate monooxygenase — MEVLWFIPTHGDGRYLGTAIGGRSVNFDYWRQIAQAVDQLGFTGALLPTGRSCEDAWVLASTLVTHTKKMRFLVAIRPGLMSPGIAARMAATFDRISGGRLLINVVTGGDPVELAGDGLHLSHDDRYKLTDEFLSVWREIAAGEVANFEGDYLNIKEGKILFPPVQKPYPPLWFGGSSPIAQEIAAKHVDVYLTWGEPPAQVAEKITYLRRLAAAEGRTLRFGIRLHVIVRETESQAWDAANDLIRYVDEDAIAKSQQAYARMDSVGQRRMKELHNGSREALEISPNLWAGIGLVRGGAGTALVGDPDTISRRMQEYADLGIDSFIFSGYPHLEEAYRVAELLFPRLPLDNLPTVEPQLLSPFGEIVANREFPKQQPREKAVATVELSLWSKSPRDTDRKNNSN, encoded by the coding sequence ATGGAAGTACTTTGGTTTATTCCCACTCATGGCGATGGACGCTATCTAGGAACTGCTATAGGCGGCAGGTCGGTCAACTTTGATTATTGGCGACAGATTGCCCAAGCCGTTGATCAATTAGGATTTACGGGTGCTTTATTACCTACAGGTCGTTCTTGTGAAGATGCCTGGGTGTTAGCATCAACTTTGGTAACTCATACTAAAAAAATGCGGTTTTTGGTGGCGATACGTCCAGGGTTGATGTCACCAGGGATAGCGGCAAGAATGGCGGCGACTTTTGATCGGATTTCTGGCGGACGGTTATTAATTAATGTGGTGACTGGTGGTGATCCCGTAGAATTGGCGGGAGATGGTTTGCACCTTAGTCATGACGATCGCTATAAACTGACAGATGAGTTTTTATCAGTTTGGCGGGAAATAGCTGCGGGTGAGGTTGCTAACTTTGAAGGTGATTATCTCAACATCAAAGAAGGTAAAATACTTTTTCCCCCTGTGCAGAAACCTTATCCACCTTTGTGGTTTGGTGGTTCTTCTCCTATTGCCCAAGAAATTGCTGCTAAACACGTTGATGTATACCTGACTTGGGGTGAACCACCTGCACAGGTAGCTGAAAAGATTACTTATTTAAGACGATTAGCCGCAGCAGAAGGGAGAACATTACGTTTTGGGATTCGTCTTCACGTGATTGTCAGAGAAACGGAGAGTCAAGCTTGGGATGCAGCCAATGATTTGATTCGTTATGTAGATGAAGATGCGATCGCTAAATCCCAACAAGCTTATGCCCGGATGGATTCAGTCGGACAACGGCGGATGAAGGAATTACATAACGGTAGTCGTGAAGCTTTGGAAATCAGCCCAAATTTATGGGCAGGAATTGGTTTAGTTCGCGGTGGTGCGGGGACTGCGTTAGTAGGTGATCCTGATACCATTTCTAGAAGAATGCAAGAGTACGCAGATTTAGGAATTGATAGTTTTATCTTCTCTGGTTATCCCCATTTAGAGGAAGCTTATCGGGTCGCAGAATTGCTTTTCCCTCGTTTACCTTTAGATAATTTACCAACAGTAGAACCGCAACTATTAAGTCCTTTTGGCGAGATTGTTGCTAATCGGGAATTTCCTAAACAGCAACCCAGGGAGAAAGCAGTTGCTACTGTAGAATTAAGTCTTTGGTCAAAATCGCCCAGAGACACAGATAGAAAAAATAATTCAAATTAG
- the ssuE gene encoding NADPH-dependent FMN reductase, which produces MTYILASPPVAVGIAGSPSHPSRTYGLLEYATQFISQQGLETDIISVRDLPAEDLVYGRYNSPALEKPKALLEKASGVIIATPIYKAAYTGLLKSFLDLLPQKALTGKVLLPLATGGTIAHLLSIEYALKPVLGELGARHILSTVYAVDKQIQIQADGNLQLDQELEERLQEVLKEFVQTVNNAQLDVKQLTYSN; this is translated from the coding sequence ATGACTTATATTTTAGCGTCACCACCGGTCGCCGTAGGCATCGCTGGTAGTCCTTCTCATCCTTCCAGAACCTACGGACTTTTAGAATATGCAACTCAATTTATTTCCCAGCAAGGGTTAGAAACAGATATCATTTCTGTGCGGGATTTACCTGCTGAGGATTTAGTTTATGGACGTTACAATAGTCCAGCTTTAGAAAAACCAAAAGCACTCCTAGAAAAAGCAAGTGGGGTAATTATCGCTACGCCAATTTACAAAGCTGCATACACTGGCTTACTCAAATCTTTTTTAGATTTATTACCCCAGAAAGCTTTGACTGGTAAAGTTTTACTTCCCTTAGCTACTGGAGGTACTATTGCTCATTTATTATCAATAGAATATGCCTTAAAACCTGTTTTAGGTGAATTAGGGGCAAGGCATATTTTAAGTACAGTTTATGCAGTGGATAAGCAAATTCAAATTCAAGCTGATGGCAATCTTCAATTAGATCAAGAACTGGAAGAACGCCTACAAGAAGTTTTAAAAGAATTTGTACAAACTGTAAATAATGCCCAGTTAGATGTCAAACAACTAACTTATAGTAATTAA
- a CDS encoding DUF7219 family protein has translation MNQYSDLLSELSDFLYPRSPYYGQINSEYLAFNAQLQDFSQRVNYICNLQTGGKLSSEEAYKQIQVLWKQLKTTKKKILV, from the coding sequence ATGAATCAATACTCTGATTTGTTATCGGAACTATCTGATTTTCTTTATCCTCGTAGTCCATATTATGGGCAAATTAACTCAGAATATTTAGCATTTAATGCTCAACTCCAAGATTTTTCTCAACGAGTGAACTATATTTGCAATCTACAAACTGGTGGTAAACTTTCTTCAGAAGAGGCGTATAAACAAATTCAAGTCCTCTGGAAACAGCTAAAAACGACCAAGAAAAAAATATTAGTTTGA
- a CDS encoding sensor histidine kinase has translation MKLLIKIGVLAHRDIQNTLQTWQKTADYLTSELPEYHFIIVPLNFTQIEAAIEHNTVEFVITSPGIYVEFEALYGVNRLATLKHLRMGKAYTMFGGVIFCKADCDNIQSLTDLRGKNFVAVAENSFGGWRSAWREIVEAGINPYRDFQSLHFTNSHDAVIYAIGQGKADAGTISTNVLEQMALEGKVDLKNFKIINQQTQYGEKFPFALSTRLYPEWPFAVTQQTSSELAEQVAIALLKLPKDHPAAIAAKSEGWTIPLNYQSIHDCFQVLQVHPYKDFGKISSSFELAVKGSNDGLWDWNLETNEVFFSTRWKEMLGYAETEIPNHFEEWKQRLHPDDSDRVLTTFRQYFEGQIPTYEQEYRLQHRNGNYLWVLCRGILVRDIGNKPYRIAGSHTDITRRKQAEEELRQSELQLKTQTQYLRQALKELQQTQMQLIHSEKMSSLGQLVAGIAHEINNPVNFIYGNLNCLEEYVEGLLNTVHIYQQSYPQPIDSVQMAMEKFELDFVSNDLPQLLNSMRFGSERIRDIVHSLRNFSRLDEAEIKSVDIHEGIENTLLILQHRLKLKSHKSTITLHKEYGNLPVVHCSPGQLNQVFMNILSNAIDALEETITHQPSNFIPTITIRTNVIDNHWVLIYIADNGLGMGEETKLRVFDPFFTTKPVGQGTGLGLSISYQIIVERHSGKLDLFSEPGKGTEFQIQLPLCRDLVT, from the coding sequence ATGAAACTCCTGATTAAAATTGGTGTTTTAGCACATCGAGATATCCAGAACACGCTACAAACTTGGCAAAAAACAGCAGATTATCTTACTTCAGAACTTCCTGAATACCACTTTATTATTGTTCCTCTAAATTTCACTCAAATTGAGGCTGCTATTGAACATAATACAGTGGAGTTTGTGATTACCAGTCCGGGAATATATGTGGAATTTGAAGCCCTTTATGGAGTAAATCGGCTGGCAACTTTAAAGCACCTGCGGATGGGAAAAGCTTACACCATGTTTGGTGGGGTAATTTTTTGTAAGGCTGATTGTGACAATATTCAGAGTCTGACGGATTTGCGGGGTAAAAACTTTGTTGCTGTTGCGGAAAATTCTTTTGGAGGTTGGCGATCAGCATGGCGAGAAATTGTAGAAGCGGGGATCAATCCTTACCGGGATTTTCAAAGTCTGCATTTCACCAATAGTCATGATGCAGTAATATATGCGATTGGACAAGGTAAGGCAGATGCAGGAACTATTTCTACAAACGTATTAGAACAGATGGCTTTAGAAGGAAAAGTTGACTTGAAAAACTTCAAAATCATTAATCAGCAGACACAGTATGGAGAAAAATTTCCCTTTGCTTTGAGTACCCGGTTATATCCCGAATGGCCTTTTGCTGTCACCCAACAAACTTCGAGTGAATTAGCCGAACAAGTAGCGATCGCATTGCTAAAATTACCAAAAGACCATCCCGCAGCGATCGCAGCAAAATCGGAAGGTTGGACAATTCCCCTCAATTATCAATCAATCCATGACTGCTTTCAGGTTTTGCAGGTTCATCCTTATAAAGATTTCGGTAAAATTAGTTCCAGCTTTGAACTTGCAGTCAAGGGATCAAATGATGGTTTGTGGGACTGGAATCTAGAAACAAATGAAGTCTTCTTCTCTACCCGCTGGAAAGAAATGTTAGGGTATGCAGAAACGGAGATCCCCAATCACTTTGAGGAATGGAAACAGCGTTTGCACCCTGATGATAGCGATCGCGTTTTGACAACTTTTCGACAATACTTTGAAGGACAAATTCCCACTTACGAACAGGAATATCGCTTGCAACATCGCAACGGTAACTATCTCTGGGTACTTTGCCGAGGAATACTGGTGCGAGATATTGGAAATAAACCATACCGCATAGCAGGTTCTCACACTGATATCACCCGACGCAAACAAGCCGAGGAAGAATTACGACAGTCTGAATTACAGCTAAAAACTCAAACTCAGTATTTGCGACAAGCACTGAAAGAATTGCAACAAACACAAATGCAATTGATTCACAGTGAAAAAATGTCAAGTTTAGGGCAATTGGTAGCAGGAATTGCTCATGAAATTAATAATCCAGTAAATTTTATTTATGGTAATCTCAACTGTTTAGAGGAGTACGTTGAAGGCTTATTGAATACAGTTCATATATACCAGCAATCCTATCCCCAGCCGATAGATTCAGTTCAGATGGCAATGGAAAAATTTGAACTTGATTTTGTTAGTAATGACCTGCCACAATTACTCAATTCTATGCGGTTTGGCAGCGAACGAATTAGAGATATTGTGCATTCTTTAAGAAATTTCTCACGTTTGGATGAAGCAGAAATTAAATCAGTCGATATCCATGAAGGTATTGAAAATACATTATTAATTTTGCAGCATCGGCTGAAGTTAAAGTCCCACAAATCTACGATTACTCTTCATAAAGAATATGGTAATTTACCAGTAGTACATTGTTCACCAGGACAACTAAACCAGGTATTTATGAATATTTTGAGTAATGCTATAGATGCTTTAGAAGAGACTATTACTCATCAGCCAAGTAATTTTATTCCTACCATTACTATTCGGACTAATGTGATAGATAATCATTGGGTTTTAATCTACATTGCAGATAATGGATTAGGCATGGGAGAAGAAACGAAGCTACGAGTATTTGATCCCTTCTTTACAACCAAACCAGTTGGGCAAGGAACAGGACTAGGATTATCAATTAGCTATCAAATAATAGTAGAACGACATAGTGGCAAACTTGATTTATTCTCAGAACCTGGGAAGGGAACAGAATTTCAGATTCAGCTTCCCCTTTGTCGAGACTTGGTAACTTAA
- a CDS encoding MgtC/SapB family protein yields the protein MSAMFLAADDWVHIGFRLILALLVGCIIGFNRQKGGRSAGMRTFMLVSMGAALFVMIPLQAEGDSSFAATNALSRTIQGVTTGIGFLGAGLILQESPRKSEVPKVRGLTTAAWIWTAAGLRAAIGCGLWQMGLLGGFLTLITLSGVKRLDRFLRFLIGQNSQEIASQLNDSTDDN from the coding sequence ATGAGTGCAATGTTTTTGGCTGCCGATGATTGGGTACATATAGGTTTTAGACTCATACTGGCACTTTTAGTCGGTTGCATAATTGGATTTAATCGTCAGAAAGGTGGTAGATCAGCAGGGATGAGGACATTTATGTTGGTAAGTATGGGAGCAGCACTATTTGTGATGATTCCTTTACAAGCTGAAGGTGATAGTTCCTTTGCAGCTACTAATGCCCTGAGTCGCACGATTCAAGGTGTAACTACTGGTATAGGCTTTCTTGGTGCAGGATTAATTTTGCAAGAATCTCCTAGAAAATCTGAAGTGCCAAAAGTACGGGGTTTGACTACAGCAGCCTGGATTTGGACAGCAGCAGGATTGAGAGCAGCCATTGGTTGTGGTTTGTGGCAAATGGGATTATTGGGAGGATTCTTGACTTTAATCACCCTCAGTGGTGTGAAGCGGCTTGATCGGTTTTTGAGATTTTTAATTGGTCAAAATAGTCAAGAAATTGCTTCACAGTTAAATGATTCCACTGATGATAATTAA
- a CDS encoding HAD family hydrolase yields MSKNGFKLVIFDCDGVLVDSEPIINRIFAEMLTEVGFPITHAEVTQKFIGKSFKTCLEIIEQSYEKPLPQNFIELCKKREFAALQQELQAVSGINELLEQITLPKCVASNSSHRHIQLVLKLTGLIHQFEGKIYSCYDVPRPKPFPDVYLYAAEQMNTNPEHCVVIEDSVPGVQSGCAAGMTVFGYAQHSYCTALTAAGAKIVFNDMRQLSQLL; encoded by the coding sequence ATGAGCAAAAATGGGTTCAAACTTGTAATTTTTGATTGCGATGGAGTGTTAGTTGATAGCGAACCAATTATAAATCGCATTTTCGCGGAAATGCTTACTGAAGTTGGTTTTCCTATCACCCATGCAGAAGTAACTCAAAAATTTATAGGAAAGTCTTTCAAAACCTGTTTAGAGATTATTGAGCAATCCTACGAGAAACCATTGCCCCAAAATTTTATTGAACTTTGTAAGAAACGAGAATTCGCTGCATTGCAGCAAGAATTACAGGCTGTTTCAGGCATTAACGAACTATTGGAGCAAATTACATTACCAAAATGTGTGGCATCAAATAGCAGCCACCGTCATATTCAACTGGTCTTGAAATTAACAGGACTTATACATCAATTTGAAGGAAAAATATATAGCTGTTATGATGTTCCGCGTCCTAAACCTTTTCCTGATGTGTATCTCTATGCAGCCGAGCAAATGAACACAAATCCAGAACATTGTGTTGTTATTGAAGACTCTGTCCCAGGTGTGCAATCAGGATGTGCGGCAGGAATGACTGTTTTTGGTTATGCCCAACATAGCTATTGCACTGCTCTTACTGCTGCTGGAGCGAAGATAGTTTTTAATGATATGCGGCAGCTTTCTCAACTGCTGTAG
- a CDS encoding MFS transporter yields MLQENRTSLKKSKKIFAFLETLPAIKSPNLSCFLIGESLSFFGSWMTQIALIWMVYQLTNSAMLVGIAGFSNQAMGLVITPLVGVLLDRWNLRYVLLTTQIVSVFLSSLLTFLTVSNQINFTHIIIIGIIQGIVKAFDLPARQVTIPKLIVNRSDTYSAMSVHSFLINTAKFVSPMIGGVLIAKNGAASCFLVDTISYLPFISAILTIQIKPNINNSSTAKSTKIWHNLKEGFIFAYNFLPIKSILILQIIVCFMAMTYVNLIPVFVKEVLKGNAETMGFLMTSTAFGSIFSGIYLMGRKQVIGLEKVMAISTLVLGMSLILFSHSTRLEISLVLIFIVGLSNTLTLASISNFLQVILVEEDKRGRVTSIFMTTFLGILPFGNLFFGGLANYIGVANALLFGGLCCILGTYFFARQISNIRKMVSPIYQEMGLLS; encoded by the coding sequence ATGTTACAAGAAAATAGAACGTCTTTAAAGAAAAGCAAAAAAATATTTGCTTTTCTGGAAACTTTACCTGCAATTAAATCACCCAATTTATCGTGTTTTCTCATTGGAGAAAGCTTATCCTTTTTCGGCTCTTGGATGACACAAATTGCCTTAATATGGATGGTCTATCAATTAACAAATTCAGCCATGTTAGTTGGTATAGCTGGGTTTAGCAATCAAGCTATGGGTTTAGTTATTACACCATTGGTAGGAGTATTGCTAGATAGATGGAATTTAAGATATGTTTTATTAACTACTCAGATAGTCTCTGTTTTTCTATCTTCATTACTAACTTTTTTGACTGTCAGTAATCAGATTAATTTTACACATATTATTATCATTGGTATTATTCAGGGTATAGTCAAAGCTTTTGATTTACCAGCACGTCAAGTTACTATTCCCAAATTAATAGTTAATAGAAGTGATACTTATAGTGCCATGTCTGTGCATTCATTTTTAATTAATACAGCTAAATTTGTTAGTCCTATGATTGGGGGTGTTTTAATTGCTAAAAATGGAGCAGCTTCATGTTTTTTGGTAGATACTATTAGCTATTTACCTTTTATCTCCGCTATCTTGACTATACAAATAAAACCAAATATCAATAATTCATCAACAGCCAAATCTACAAAGATTTGGCATAACCTCAAAGAAGGATTTATTTTTGCATATAACTTTTTACCTATAAAATCTATTTTAATATTACAAATTATAGTTTGCTTTATGGCAATGACTTATGTAAATCTTATACCTGTATTTGTCAAAGAAGTGCTGAAAGGTAACGCAGAAACGATGGGTTTTCTGATGACTTCTACAGCTTTTGGTTCTATATTTTCTGGCATTTATCTAATGGGGCGCAAGCAAGTAATAGGACTAGAAAAAGTTATGGCAATTTCTACTCTAGTGCTGGGAATGTCGTTAATATTATTTTCTCACTCAACCCGGTTAGAAATTTCTTTGGTATTAATCTTTATTGTGGGATTATCAAACACCTTAACTCTAGCTTCGATTAGTAATTTTCTGCAAGTAATTTTAGTGGAAGAAGATAAAAGAGGACGAGTAACCAGTATATTTATGACTACTTTTTTAGGAATATTACCTTTTGGTAATTTATTTTTCGGAGGATTAGCAAATTATATAGGTGTTGCTAATGCTTTATTATTTGGTGGTCTTTGCTGTATTTTGGGAACTTATTTTTTTGCTAGACAAATATCAAATATCAGAAAAATGGTAAGCCCAATATATCAAGAAATGGGATTACTTTCTTAA
- a CDS encoding SDR family NAD(P)-dependent oxidoreductase produces MAGKLDGKVAIITGASSGIGKGTAIALATEGAKVVIAARRGDRLQAVAKYITDNGGQALSVIADITDEAQAKNLVQKANAEFGQVDILVNNAGISFPGRIENADPANWRKMIDINVLALMYTTYTVLPIFKAQKSGHIVNISSVAGRIARAGMGAYNVTKWGVNAFSEALRQEVYQDNIRVTIIEPGLVETEIDQHITDIVAKQEIEARRKAIAPLQSEDIAAAIVYAVSQPQHVNVNEILIRPTQQER; encoded by the coding sequence ATGGCAGGTAAATTAGACGGGAAAGTGGCTATTATTACCGGGGCTTCTTCGGGAATTGGTAAAGGTACAGCGATCGCTCTAGCGACAGAAGGAGCAAAAGTAGTGATTGCAGCCAGAAGGGGCGATCGCTTGCAGGCTGTAGCAAAATACATTACTGATAATGGTGGACAAGCATTATCCGTTATTGCAGATATTACCGATGAAGCTCAAGCTAAAAACCTGGTACAAAAAGCCAATGCAGAATTTGGACAAGTAGATATTTTAGTAAACAATGCAGGTATATCATTTCCCGGCAGGATTGAAAATGCCGATCCCGCAAACTGGCGAAAAATGATTGATATCAACGTTTTGGCATTAATGTACACAACTTACACTGTATTACCTATTTTCAAAGCCCAAAAATCAGGACATATCGTTAATATTTCATCCGTGGCTGGCCGCATAGCCCGCGCAGGAATGGGAGCCTACAATGTCACTAAATGGGGTGTAAATGCCTTTTCGGAAGCATTACGGCAGGAAGTATATCAAGATAATATTCGCGTTACTATCATCGAGCCTGGCTTAGTAGAAACAGAAATTGATCAGCATATTACTGATATAGTAGCAAAACAGGAAATTGAAGCCAGACGGAAAGCGATCGCACCATTACAAAGTGAAGATATAGCAGCAGCGATCGTTTATGCTGTTAGCCAGCCACAGCACGTTAATGTGAATGAAATCTTAATTCGTCCCACTCAGCAAGAACGGTAG
- a CDS encoding P-loop NTPase: MTRRSIYMFRQVGVPVLGIIENMSYFIGVNGEETPIFGSGGGEKLSNELQAPLLGKIPLDPRICNGGDTGQPLTLADSSSTTSQVFIHIAAAVEATFLAFSSYL, translated from the coding sequence TTGACCCGTCGCAGTATTTATATGTTTCGCCAAGTGGGTGTTCCTGTTCTCGGCATTATCGAGAATATGAGCTATTTTATCGGCGTAAATGGGGAAGAAACTCCAATTTTTGGTAGTGGTGGCGGTGAAAAATTGTCCAATGAACTCCAAGCACCGCTTTTAGGTAAAATTCCCCTCGATCCTCGGATCTGTAATGGTGGTGATACTGGTCAACCGCTTACCCTGGCTGACTCTAGTTCAACTACAAGTCAGGTATTTATACACATTGCTGCGGCAGTAGAGGCTACTTTTCTTGCTTTTTCTAGTTATCTGTGA
- a CDS encoding ISAzo13 family transposase yields the protein MELTENLKSLYIKTAKKLKGSDRRQFMAEVVKGLGIGGQTLVERELGWNRRTIRKGMQELESGKPFIDGFDRSGRKGAEVKLPNLLKDIKSLVDPQSQTDPSFKSTRLYTRITAGEVRRQLIVQYGYTDEELPSSETIRRKLNDLGYTLKRVLKTKPIKKIPETEAIFEQVEQINIEADNDPHTLRISIDAHVAVKVGEFDRGGTTRMPTVSLDHDFPTETTLTPYGIFIPEYKELFLFFVTSKLTADCIVDLLESWWQTVKHRFTHIQKLVINQDNGPENHSLRTQFMKRIVDFSASSQLNLQLAYYPPYHSKYNPIERCFGWLEQHWNGSLLDTVETVLNFAQTLTFKGKNPVVTLVEKVYSTGVKLTTLAMAELETQIHRLPDLKKWFVEIFTKPA from the coding sequence ATTGAACTCACGGAGAACCTAAAATCTCTGTACATAAAAACAGCCAAAAAACTCAAGGGAAGTGACCGAAGACAATTCATGGCAGAAGTAGTCAAAGGATTGGGAATAGGTGGACAGACTTTAGTAGAACGGGAGTTAGGATGGAATAGACGTACCATCAGGAAAGGGATGCAAGAATTGGAGAGCGGTAAGCCTTTTATTGATGGTTTCGACCGGAGTGGACGCAAGGGAGCAGAAGTAAAATTACCGAACTTATTGAAGGATATAAAATCCTTAGTAGACCCACAAAGTCAAACTGACCCCAGCTTTAAGAGTACCAGGTTATATACACGCATAACGGCAGGTGAAGTGCGTCGTCAACTAATTGTACAATATGGTTACACAGACGAAGAATTACCTTCATCAGAAACAATTCGTCGAAAATTGAATGATTTAGGCTATACCTTAAAAAGAGTCCTGAAAACCAAGCCTATCAAGAAAATTCCGGAAACAGAAGCAATTTTTGAACAAGTTGAACAAATTAATATTGAAGCTGACAATGATCCTCATACTCTACGGATATCTATTGATGCTCATGTGGCAGTTAAGGTGGGAGAATTTGACCGAGGTGGTACAACTCGGATGCCAACAGTCTCATTAGACCATGACTTTCCGACGGAAACAACTCTGACTCCCTATGGTATTTTTATCCCTGAGTACAAGGAGTTATTTTTATTCTTCGTTACTTCCAAATTAACTGCTGATTGTATTGTTGACTTACTTGAAAGCTGGTGGCAAACTGTCAAACACCGTTTTACTCACATTCAAAAACTGGTAATTAATCAGGATAATGGTCCGGAAAATCATTCTCTTCGGACTCAGTTTATGAAGCGGATTGTCGATTTTTCCGCATCATCTCAACTGAATTTACAACTCGCTTATTATCCGCCTTATCACAGCAAATACAACCCCATAGAACGTTGCTTTGGTTGGTTGGAACAGCATTGGAATGGTAGTTTACTTGATACTGTTGAGACCGTACTAAATTTCGCTCAAACTCTCACATTTAAGGGTAAAAATCCTGTTGTCACATTGGTAGAAAAAGTCTATTCCACAGGAGTTAAACTCACAACTTTAGCGATGGCAGAACTGGAAACACAGATTCACCGCCTTCCTGATCTCAAAAAATGGTTTGTGGAAATTTTTACTAAACCAGCATAG